The following proteins come from a genomic window of Aquimarina sp. MAR_2010_214:
- a CDS encoding HlyD family secretion protein produces the protein MSSPLFRKEAIQSNTQRLLGDVLLIRPISFWIFTGTITLVVVIVGFFLAFGTFARREMVTGYLVPDKGLVRVYAPFNGVIDKKHSTDGQEVSKGQNLLEVTTERGTKDSISINQQLITRLEQQKTNLEQRIIDETQVLDSEGNRLSVILANHKNEYYQINQQLQSQKEQVQLAKNQWNTYKKLRVKGLVSEDDLSSKRSMYFSAKASFNATKRLQINKKTEIANIQKQQEQSPLRKSTRLKELQNQLVQIEERLIELKNSHSYMVKAPVNGRITSTQVNIGQNVSSAVPILTIIPENTTLYAELFLPSRAIGFVKKNQQVLLRYDAFPYQRYGLYQGKIVQIAEAVINPNEVEIPIPMQEPVYRIKVALDVQNISAYGKKMPLQSGMSVAADIILEERSLGQWLLEPIYSLKGKL, from the coding sequence ATGAGTTCCCCGCTATTTCGTAAAGAAGCTATACAGAGTAATACACAACGGTTATTAGGAGACGTTTTGTTAATTCGCCCCATATCATTTTGGATCTTTACAGGGACAATTACTTTGGTTGTTGTCATAGTGGGGTTCTTTTTAGCTTTCGGAACCTTTGCTCGTCGTGAAATGGTAACAGGGTATTTGGTGCCCGATAAAGGTTTAGTACGCGTGTATGCACCTTTTAACGGTGTTATTGATAAAAAACATAGTACAGATGGCCAAGAAGTTAGTAAAGGCCAAAACTTACTCGAAGTTACTACAGAACGAGGTACAAAAGATAGTATAAGTATCAATCAGCAATTGATCACCCGACTAGAGCAACAAAAAACAAACCTCGAACAACGAATTATTGATGAAACGCAAGTTCTGGATAGCGAAGGTAATCGCTTATCAGTAATTCTAGCTAATCACAAGAACGAATACTATCAGATCAATCAACAATTACAAAGTCAGAAAGAACAAGTACAGCTGGCAAAAAACCAATGGAATACCTATAAAAAATTGAGAGTAAAAGGGCTAGTTTCTGAAGATGACCTTAGTAGTAAAAGAAGTATGTATTTTAGTGCTAAGGCATCTTTTAATGCTACAAAAAGATTGCAAATTAATAAGAAAACAGAAATTGCTAATATACAAAAGCAACAAGAGCAATCCCCTTTACGCAAAAGTACCCGATTAAAAGAATTGCAAAACCAGTTGGTACAAATAGAAGAACGCCTTATAGAATTAAAAAACAGTCATTCTTATATGGTTAAAGCCCCGGTAAATGGTCGTATTACTTCAACTCAGGTTAATATTGGACAAAATGTATCTTCTGCTGTTCCTATATTAACGATTATTCCCGAAAATACAACGTTGTATGCTGAATTGTTTTTGCCTTCGAGAGCTATTGGTTTTGTAAAAAAGAATCAGCAGGTATTACTACGATATGATGCCTTTCCATATCAACGATATGGATTGTATCAAGGTAAAATTGTGCAAATAGCAGAGGCGGTTATTAATCCTAATGAGGTGGAGATTCCGATCCCTATGCAGGAACCTGTATATCGTATAAAAGTAGCCTTAGATGTACAAAATATTAGTGCCTATGGTAAAAAAATGCCATTACAATCAGGAATGTCTGTGGCAGCAGATATTATTTTAGAAGAACGCAGCCTGGGGCAATGGTTGCTAGAACCTATTTATAGTTTAAAAGGAAAATTATAG